Below is a window of Rhodopseudomonas sp. P2A-2r DNA.
GCAGCTTGAAGGGCCTCGGCTCGGTCACCGGCCGTCTCGGCTACACTTGGGGTCCGGCCATGCTGTACGCCAAGGGCGGTTACGCGTTCTCGGATCGCAGCCGCTCGGTCACCGGTCCGACCCTGGTCGGCGTGAACGGCAACACGGATGGCTACACCGTCGGTGGCGGTCTGGAATACCTGTTCACCCAGAACTGGTCGGGTAACATCGAGTACCAGTACTACAACTTCGGCAAGACCTCCTTCGCCGCTGCACCGCTGGCCGCTCTCGGTTCGTCCACCAGCGAACAGCACACCGTCAAGGCTGGCCTGAACTACCACTTCAACCTGGGCGGCGCGCCGCTCCTCGCGAAGTATTGATCTTCGTCTGATCGAGACCGCTCACGCGGTTTCGGACGAGAAAAGGCCGGCGCTTGCGCCGGCCTTTTTGTTTGACCGGCACTTTTTCAAGAGCCAGGCGGGAGCACCGTCAATCGCCTTGCCGTTCAACCTCGGCATGACTGCAATCGGCGACCGCTCCTTGTTTCGGCCGTCGATTTCATGGACAGCTGCGGTACCCAATGACCTCCGGCACGGCCGAAGCACGAGGATTCCCATGACCGCATCATCCACCGTATCGAACGGCGCACCTCACCTCCGCCACGACTGGCAGCGCGCCGAGGCACAGGCGCTGTACGACCTGCCGTTCGCCGACCTGATGTTCCAGGCGCAAGGCATTCACCGCGGCAACTTCGATCCGAATCATGTGGAGACCGCGAGCCTGCTCAGCATCAAGACCGGCGGCTGCCCGGAAGACTGCGGCTACTGCTCGCAAAGCGCACATTACGACACCGACGTCGCCGCGACCAAGCTGATGGATCGTGAGGCCGTGGTCGCCACCGCGCAGCGTGCCAAGGAGTCAGGCGCCAGCCGGTTCTGCATGGCCGCCGCATGGCGCAACCCGAAGGACAAGGATCTCGACCGGGTCTGCGACATGGTCAGCGCGGTGAAGGGCCTGGGTCTCGAGACCTGCGCCACACTCGGAATGATCACCGAAGACCAGGCACAGCGGCTGCAAAACGCCGGACTCGATTTCTACAATCACAACATCGACACCTCGCGCGAATTCTACAGCCGCATCATCTCCACGCGCACCATGGAAGACCGCATCGAGACGCTGGCCAATGCGCGCCACGCCGGGTTGAAAGTATGTTGCGGCGGCATCGTCGGCATGGGCGAGCAGGTCGAGGACCGCCTGGGCATGCTGGTGCTGCTGGCCAACCTGCCGAACCATCCGGAGAGCGTGCCGATCAACCTGTGGAACGAGGTCAAGGGTGTTCCGGTCAATGACACTGCGGAGCGCGCCGATCCGATCGCGCTGGCGCGCATGATCGCGGTGGCGCGCATCATGATGCCGAAAAGCGTGGTGCGGCTGTCTGCGGGCCGCCAGTACATGTCGGACGAGCTGCAGGCGCTGTGCTTTCTGGCCGGGGCCAATTCGATCTTCATCGGCGACGTGCTGCTGACCACCAGGAACCCGCAGACCACCCGCGACGTCGAACTGCTCGATCGCCTCGGCATTCATTCCGCGCTCGACGACGTGCGGCTTGAGCCGACAGGTCTGGAACTGCCGGCGGCGTCTGTAGCCGCCGGCTAACCACCGCGCGGAATATGGCCCTGCGGCGCCGGCCCACAATTCGGCTGGCGCCGCGCAGCTTGTCCCGCTAAGCCGGTGCAAAGACATAGCGACAGAAGCCATGCATTCGAAAACAGACGCCATTCCCACCCCGACCGACGGCCTCCAATATCCCTGGGAGGCCCATCCCGGCCCCGATCAGGTGGTCGAAATCGCCCCGGGCGTGCTGTGGATCCGGCTCGACCTGCCGTTCCGCCTCAACCATGTGAACATCTACCTGCTGGCCGACGGCGACGGCTGGGCGATGGTCGATACCGGCATCGGCAACGAGGCCACCATCGCGGCCTGGACCGCGCTGTTCGACGGCCCGCTGGCCGGCAAGACCATCAGCAAGGTGATCGTGACCCACGCCCATCCCGACCATGTCGGTCAGGCCGGCTGGATGGTGCAGCGTTTCAACTGCCCGTTCTACATGTCGCAGATCGAATATCTGCAGGGCGTCTACCATCAGGTCCGCCGCAGCGACGAGCGGCTGGTCAATTCGCGACTGTTCTTCCGCCGCCACGGCATGGACGAGGACATCACCGAGCAACTGCTCGGCCGCGGCCAGGATTATCTGAAGAAGACCGTGCCGCTGCCCGCCGTCTATCGCCGGCTGTCCGATGGCGATGACTTCACCATCGGCACGCGCACCTTCCGCGTCATCACCGGCGCCGGCCATTCGCCCGACCAGGTGATGCTGTATTGCGCTGCCGACGGGCTGTTTCTGTCCGCCGATCAGGTGCTCAGCAAGATTTCGCCGAATGTCAGCGTCTGGGCCCATGAGCCCGAAGAGAATTCGCTCGGCGCCTACCTGCGTTCGCTCAGGCGTTTGTCCGAAACGCTGCCCGACGACGTGCTGGTGCTGCCCGGTCACGGCGTACCGTTCCATGGCGTCAAGGTCCGGATCAAGCAGCTCGCCGATCATCACGAGGAGCGCTGCCAGATGATCGCGGCAGCGTGCAAGGAGACGCCGATGACCTCGGCGGAGCTGGTCCCGGTCATCTTCCACAAGCACAAGCTCGATGCGCATCAGACCGGTTTTGCTGCCGGCGAACTGATCGCCCACGTCAATTATATGCTGAACCAGAACCGCCTGAGCGTTGTCCAACGACCGGACGGTGTTTTGCGCTTCACCGCTGTGTGACCCGCGGCGGGCCTGCGACGGGGACCGGCAAATAGCGTCCAGCTGTTTGATCTGGCTCAAGATTAGCTGTGCGTTTGGCGCTAGTCTGCCAACTCGCAACGGGTGCCTGGAAGCGCATTTCAGCTCGACATGAAAGCTGGAAACGCTCTAAAACGCCCTGACACGCAATCGCCTCCGTTCGGGTTCCGCATCAGGTTTTTCGCGATGGATTACAGCAAGTTCTTCTCTGACGCCCTCAACCGACTGCACGACGAGCG
It encodes the following:
- a CDS encoding MBL fold metallo-hydrolase, which produces MHSKTDAIPTPTDGLQYPWEAHPGPDQVVEIAPGVLWIRLDLPFRLNHVNIYLLADGDGWAMVDTGIGNEATIAAWTALFDGPLAGKTISKVIVTHAHPDHVGQAGWMVQRFNCPFYMSQIEYLQGVYHQVRRSDERLVNSRLFFRRHGMDEDITEQLLGRGQDYLKKTVPLPAVYRRLSDGDDFTIGTRTFRVITGAGHSPDQVMLYCAADGLFLSADQVLSKISPNVSVWAHEPEENSLGAYLRSLRRLSETLPDDVLVLPGHGVPFHGVKVRIKQLADHHEERCQMIAAACKETPMTSAELVPVIFHKHKLDAHQTGFAAGELIAHVNYMLNQNRLSVVQRPDGVLRFTAV
- the bioB gene encoding biotin synthase BioB, producing the protein MTASSTVSNGAPHLRHDWQRAEAQALYDLPFADLMFQAQGIHRGNFDPNHVETASLLSIKTGGCPEDCGYCSQSAHYDTDVAATKLMDREAVVATAQRAKESGASRFCMAAAWRNPKDKDLDRVCDMVSAVKGLGLETCATLGMITEDQAQRLQNAGLDFYNHNIDTSREFYSRIISTRTMEDRIETLANARHAGLKVCCGGIVGMGEQVEDRLGMLVLLANLPNHPESVPINLWNEVKGVPVNDTAERADPIALARMIAVARIMMPKSVVRLSAGRQYMSDELQALCFLAGANSIFIGDVLLTTRNPQTTRDVELLDRLGIHSALDDVRLEPTGLELPAASVAAG